In endosymbiont of unidentified scaly snail isolate Monju, the following are encoded in one genomic region:
- the spoT gene encoding bifunctional GTP diphosphokinase/guanosine-3',5'-bis pyrophosphate 3'-pyrophosphohydrolase: protein MSRDAADPPLKQSGEEAAQAAVEQRFLVSDLLAELETYLDADQVREAYRAYLFSAEAHEGQKRLSGEPYVYHPIAVARILLRMDHECLMAALLHDVIEDTGISKERLTEEFGEGVAELVDGVSKLTHLNFRSRAEAQAENFRKMLLAMTRDIRVILIKLADRLHNMRTLGVMKPTKARRIARETLEIYVPIANRLGINSIRHELEDLCMSAYWPWRDRVLRAALKRLCGNRRELVEDVQKVITARLEQEGLEGEVYGRQKRVYSIYRKMRDKKQSLNDLADVFAFRIVVDSVDTCYRVLGAVHNLYRPMPGRFKDYIAIPKANGYQSLHTVLFGPQGIPIEIQIRTRDMHRVAEQGIAAHWQYKGAPAGNLSSDAAAEWLRGLLEVQKSSGNSIEFLEHVKVDLFPDEVYVFTPRGKIIVLPRGATAIDFAYAVHSDIGNQCVAARVDRQLAPLRTPLRSGQTVEIITKPDARPNPAWLNFVVTGKARATIRSYLKRLEQREAIELGRRLLERELELLDVRLEDIGHEELQAALEELGHPDLDELLQQIGLGNRMARLVARLLVLHDHEDEGDEAAAGSLVIKGSEGLVVSFGKCCGPVPGDPVVAIFSPGRGMVVHHQNCPNLGDFRRQGQSWIDVQWADQVEGEFTTTIRVDAGNQRGLLATVASAIAGAGSNIEEVRSEERDGLSTSLRFAITLRDRKHLAAIFRRIRAIPEVLKVSRMIG, encoded by the coding sequence GTGTCGCGCGACGCTGCCGATCCACCCCTGAAACAGAGTGGCGAGGAGGCCGCGCAGGCGGCGGTCGAGCAGCGTTTCCTGGTCAGTGACCTGCTGGCCGAACTCGAAACCTATCTCGATGCCGACCAGGTGCGTGAAGCCTATCGCGCCTACCTGTTCAGTGCCGAGGCCCACGAGGGCCAGAAGCGCCTCTCCGGCGAACCCTACGTCTATCACCCCATCGCGGTGGCGCGTATCCTCTTGCGCATGGACCACGAGTGCCTGATGGCCGCCCTGTTGCATGATGTCATCGAGGATACCGGCATCTCCAAGGAGCGGTTGACCGAAGAGTTCGGCGAAGGCGTGGCCGAGCTGGTCGACGGGGTCAGCAAGCTGACACACCTGAACTTCCGCTCCCGCGCCGAGGCGCAGGCCGAGAATTTCCGCAAGATGCTGCTGGCCATGACCCGCGACATCCGGGTCATCCTCATCAAGCTGGCCGACCGCCTGCACAACATGCGTACCCTGGGGGTGATGAAGCCGACCAAGGCGCGACGCATCGCGCGCGAGACCCTCGAGATCTACGTTCCCATCGCCAACCGTCTGGGCATCAACAGCATCCGGCACGAGCTGGAAGACCTGTGCATGAGCGCTTACTGGCCATGGCGCGACCGGGTGCTGCGTGCCGCGCTCAAGCGCCTGTGTGGCAACCGTCGCGAGCTTGTCGAGGACGTGCAGAAGGTCATCACGGCGCGTCTCGAGCAGGAAGGCCTGGAAGGTGAGGTCTATGGCCGGCAGAAGCGGGTCTACAGCATCTACCGCAAGATGCGCGACAAGAAGCAGTCGCTCAACGACCTGGCCGACGTGTTCGCCTTCCGCATCGTGGTCGATTCGGTGGACACCTGCTATCGCGTGCTCGGCGCGGTACACAATCTCTACCGTCCCATGCCGGGACGCTTCAAGGACTACATCGCCATCCCCAAGGCCAACGGCTACCAGTCGCTGCACACCGTGCTGTTCGGTCCCCAGGGTATCCCCATCGAGATCCAGATCCGTACCCGCGACATGCACCGCGTGGCCGAGCAGGGCATCGCGGCCCACTGGCAGTACAAGGGTGCGCCGGCCGGCAATCTCAGTTCGGACGCTGCTGCCGAATGGCTGCGTGGCCTGCTCGAGGTGCAGAAGAGCTCGGGCAACTCCATCGAGTTCCTCGAGCACGTCAAGGTCGACCTGTTTCCCGACGAGGTCTACGTGTTCACCCCGCGCGGCAAAATCATCGTGCTGCCGCGCGGCGCCACGGCGATCGATTTCGCCTACGCGGTGCACTCCGACATCGGCAACCAGTGCGTGGCGGCGCGGGTCGATCGCCAGCTTGCGCCGCTGCGCACCCCGCTGCGCAGCGGGCAGACGGTGGAGATCATCACCAAGCCCGACGCCCGGCCCAATCCCGCCTGGCTGAACTTCGTGGTCACCGGCAAGGCGCGTGCCACCATCCGTTCCTATCTCAAGCGCCTGGAGCAGCGTGAGGCCATCGAGCTCGGGCGGCGGCTGCTCGAGCGTGAACTGGAGCTGTTGGACGTGCGCCTGGAAGACATTGGCCATGAGGAGTTGCAGGCGGCGCTGGAGGAGTTGGGGCATCCCGATCTCGATGAGCTGTTGCAGCAGATCGGCCTGGGCAACCGCATGGCCCGCCTGGTAGCGCGCCTGCTGGTGCTGCACGATCACGAGGATGAGGGCGACGAGGCGGCGGCCGGTTCGCTGGTCATCAAGGGTAGCGAGGGGCTGGTGGTGAGCTTCGGCAAGTGCTGCGGCCCCGTCCCCGGCGACCCGGTGGTGGCCATCTTCTCGCCGGGGCGCGGCATGGTGGTGCATCACCAGAACTGCCCCAACCTGGGCGACTTCCGCCGCCAGGGACAGAGCTGGATCGATGTGCAATGGGCCGATCAGGTCGAGGGCGAGTTCACCACCACCATCCGTGTGGACGCCGGCAACCAGCGCGGCCTGCTGGCAACGGTCGCCTCGGCCATCGCCGGGGCCGGCTCCAACATCGAGGAGGTGCGCAGCGAGGAGCGCGACGGCCTGAGCACCAGCCTGCGTTTTGCCATCACGCTGCGTGACCGCAAGCACCTGGCCGCCATCTTCCGCCGTATCCGCGCCATCCCCGAGGTGCTCAAGGTTTCACGCATGATCGGCTGA
- the aroG gene encoding 3-deoxy-7-phosphoheptulonate synthase AroG has product MYQTDDLRIQSITEVSPPSVIHELFPITEEAAATVAESRQAIHRILHGEDDRLLVVIGPCSVHDPASAIDYAQRLKAMRDRLIDDLEIVIRVYFEKPRTTVGWKGLINDPHLNETFDINEGLRRGRKLLLDINKLGLPAGTEFLDLISPQYIADLIAWGAIGARTTESQGHRELASGLSCPIGFKNGTDGTVRIAIDAMRAAARPHVFMSLTKKGHSAIFRTTGNEDTHIILRGGQRPNYDQESVADAAEKMRQAGLRANLMIDFSHANSRKQHEKQIDVARDVAGQIARGNRDIMGAMIESHLVGGRQDLVPGRKLTYGQSITDACIAWEDSVPVLEQLAEAVRARRKA; this is encoded by the coding sequence ATGTACCAGACAGACGACCTGCGCATCCAGAGCATCACCGAAGTCTCGCCGCCCTCGGTGATCCACGAACTGTTTCCCATCACCGAGGAGGCAGCGGCGACCGTGGCCGAATCACGCCAGGCCATCCACCGCATCCTGCACGGCGAGGACGACCGCCTTCTGGTGGTCATCGGTCCCTGCTCGGTGCACGACCCGGCCTCGGCGATCGACTATGCGCAGCGCCTCAAGGCAATGCGCGACCGCCTGATCGACGATCTCGAGATCGTGATACGCGTCTATTTCGAGAAGCCGCGTACCACCGTGGGCTGGAAGGGCCTGATCAACGACCCCCATCTGAACGAGACCTTCGATATCAACGAGGGCCTGCGCCGTGGGCGCAAGCTGCTGCTCGACATCAACAAGCTGGGACTGCCGGCGGGCACCGAGTTCCTCGACCTGATCAGCCCGCAGTACATCGCCGACCTGATCGCCTGGGGCGCGATCGGCGCGCGCACCACCGAGAGCCAGGGGCACCGCGAACTGGCCTCGGGCCTGTCCTGTCCCATCGGCTTCAAGAACGGCACCGACGGCACGGTGCGCATCGCCATCGACGCCATGCGCGCTGCCGCGCGCCCGCACGTCTTCATGTCGCTCACCAAGAAGGGGCACTCGGCCATCTTCCGCACCACCGGCAACGAGGACACTCACATCATCCTGCGCGGCGGCCAGCGGCCCAACTACGACCAGGAATCGGTCGCCGATGCCGCCGAGAAGATGCGCCAGGCCGGGCTGCGCGCCAACCTGATGATCGATTTCAGCCATGCCAACAGCCGCAAGCAGCACGAGAAGCAGATCGACGTGGCGCGCGACGTGGCCGGGCAGATCGCGCGCGGCAATCGCGACATCATGGGCGCCATGATCGAAAGCCACCTGGTCGGTGGTCGTCAGGACCTGGTCCCCGGCCGCAAGCTGACCTACGGCCAGAGCATCACCGATGCCTGCATCGCCTGGGAGGATTCGGTGCCGGTACTCGAACAGCTCGCCGAGGCGGTGCGCGCACGCCGCAAGGCCTGA
- the thiE gene encoding thiamine phosphate synthase, whose translation MRGFPFQGLYAITDRTLCGNHLTERVAQAIAGGARVIQYRDKTRDHARRRAEAEALLALCRAHGVPLLINDDVALASTIGADGVHIGREDGALADARAALGPRAIIGVSCYDRFGIAEQAVADGADYVAFGRFFPSRSKPQAVQAHLELLHRARRELPCPVVAIGGITAQNGQPLIEAGADLLAVIAGVFGHPDVTATARRISQLFQTHSEITA comes from the coding sequence CTGCGCGGCTTCCCCTTCCAGGGGCTCTACGCCATCACCGACCGAACCTTGTGCGGCAACCACCTGACCGAACGGGTAGCCCAGGCCATCGCCGGCGGTGCGCGGGTGATCCAGTACCGTGACAAGACTCGGGATCACGCACGCCGGCGCGCCGAGGCCGAAGCCCTGCTGGCGCTGTGCCGCGCACACGGGGTGCCCCTGCTGATCAACGATGATGTCGCCCTGGCCTCGACCATCGGCGCCGACGGGGTGCACATCGGCCGCGAGGACGGCGCCCTGGCCGACGCCCGTGCCGCTCTGGGGCCACGGGCCATCATCGGCGTTTCCTGCTACGACCGCTTCGGCATCGCCGAGCAGGCGGTCGCAGACGGGGCCGACTACGTCGCCTTCGGGCGCTTCTTCCCCTCACGCAGCAAGCCGCAGGCGGTACAGGCGCACCTCGAACTGCTGCACCGCGCGCGCCGCGAATTGCCCTGCCCCGTGGTTGCGATCGGGGGGATTACTGCGCAGAATGGCCAGCCATTGATCGAGGCCGGCGCCGACCTGCTGGCGGTTATCGCCGGGGTGTTCGGCCACCCCGATGTCACCGCCACGGCACGGCGCATCAGCCAGTTGTTCCAGACCCATTCGGAGATCACCGCATGA
- the hemL gene encoding glutamate-1-semialdehyde 2,1-aminomutase, with protein MSDASQRFQHAQQHIPGGVNSPVRAFKGVGGEPVFIDHASGAYIFDPDGRRYIDYVGSWGPMILGHAHPEVLAAVEETARRGLSFGAPTEIETRMADKVCELVPSIDLVRMVSSGTEATMSAIRLARGFTGRDHIVKFEGCYHGHSDSLLVKAGSGALTLGEPSSPGVPAALAELTLTLRYNDAEQVRQVFAETGERIACVIVEPVAGNMNCIPPVPGFLETLREVCDQYGSVLIFDEVMTGFRVSLGGAQGHYGIRPDLTTLGKVLGGGMPVGAFGGRRDIMEHIAPLGPVYQAGTLSGNPVAMAAGLQTLELISTPGFHEALAGKVERLVEGILAQARSAGVPMTPNRVGGMFGLFFTAADQVTDFAGATACDQERFRRFFHGMLEEGVYLAPSAFEAGFVSSAHSDEDLQATIDTAGRVLSRLT; from the coding sequence ATGAGCGACGCCAGCCAGCGCTTCCAGCACGCCCAGCAACACATCCCTGGTGGGGTGAACTCACCCGTGCGCGCCTTCAAGGGCGTGGGCGGCGAGCCGGTGTTCATCGACCACGCCAGCGGCGCCTACATCTTCGACCCGGACGGTCGGCGCTACATCGACTACGTGGGGTCCTGGGGACCGATGATCCTCGGCCACGCCCACCCCGAGGTGCTGGCGGCCGTCGAGGAGACCGCGCGCCGCGGCCTGTCTTTTGGCGCGCCGACCGAGATCGAGACGCGCATGGCCGACAAGGTGTGCGAGCTGGTGCCCTCGATCGACCTGGTGCGCATGGTGTCCTCGGGCACCGAGGCCACCATGTCGGCGATTCGCCTGGCGCGCGGTTTCACCGGGCGCGACCACATCGTCAAGTTCGAGGGTTGCTACCACGGGCATTCCGATTCGCTGCTGGTGAAGGCCGGCTCGGGCGCGCTCACCCTGGGCGAACCCTCCTCGCCCGGGGTGCCGGCGGCACTGGCCGAACTGACCCTCACCCTGCGCTACAACGACGCCGAGCAGGTGCGCCAGGTGTTCGCCGAGACGGGCGAGCGCATCGCCTGCGTCATCGTCGAGCCGGTGGCCGGCAACATGAACTGCATCCCCCCGGTACCGGGTTTCCTCGAGACCCTGCGCGAGGTCTGTGACCAGTATGGCAGCGTGCTCATCTTCGACGAGGTGATGACCGGCTTCCGCGTGTCCCTCGGCGGCGCCCAGGGACACTACGGCATCCGTCCCGACCTGACCACCCTGGGCAAGGTGCTCGGCGGCGGCATGCCGGTGGGCGCCTTCGGCGGACGCCGCGACATCATGGAACACATCGCCCCGCTCGGCCCGGTCTACCAGGCCGGCACCCTGTCGGGCAACCCGGTGGCCATGGCCGCCGGGCTCCAGACCCTGGAACTGATCTCCACGCCCGGCTTCCACGAAGCCCTGGCCGGCAAGGTCGAGCGCCTGGTCGAGGGCATTCTCGCGCAGGCCCGCAGCGCCGGCGTGCCCATGACCCCCAACCGCGTGGGCGGCATGTTCGGCCTGTTCTTCACCGCGGCCGACCAGGTCACCGACTTTGCCGGAGCCACCGCCTGCGACCAGGAACGCTTCCGCCGTTTCTTCCACGGCATGCTCGAAGAAGGCGTGTACCTGGCACCCTCGGCCTTCGAGGCCGGCTTCGTCTCCTCGGCGCACAGCGACGAGGACCTGCAGGCAACCATCGACACGGCTGGCCGCGTGCTCTCCCGGCTGACTTGA
- a CDS encoding histidine phosphatase family protein, which yields MSTTLLDYLRHGLPEGGSRYRGHGVDDPLSETGWTQMRATPAALGGWQVVVSSPLTRCAAFAQWLAETHDLPLLIDEDLREVGLGDWEGRTRAELQAERADEYHACYADPVHNRPAGAEPLEAFGTRVATAFQRIAARHAGQRVLVVAHAGVIRATLGHVLAAPPANWYRAAVDNAAISRFAHDGESARLVWHNWRPPEASS from the coding sequence ATGAGCACCACTCTTCTCGACTACCTGCGCCATGGCCTCCCGGAGGGCGGCAGCCGCTACCGTGGCCACGGTGTCGACGACCCGTTGAGCGAGACCGGCTGGACCCAGATGCGCGCCACCCCCGCTGCGCTCGGCGGCTGGCAGGTGGTGGTCAGCTCGCCGCTGACCCGCTGCGCAGCCTTCGCGCAATGGCTGGCCGAGACGCACGACCTGCCCCTGCTCATCGACGAGGACCTGCGCGAAGTCGGCCTGGGCGACTGGGAAGGCCGCACCCGCGCCGAGTTGCAGGCCGAGCGCGCCGACGAGTACCACGCATGCTACGCAGACCCGGTGCACAACCGTCCCGCCGGCGCCGAACCACTGGAGGCCTTCGGCACCCGGGTGGCCACGGCCTTCCAGCGCATTGCTGCCCGCCATGCTGGACAACGGGTGCTGGTGGTCGCGCACGCCGGGGTGATCCGCGCCACCCTGGGGCATGTGCTCGCCGCCCCACCCGCCAACTGGTATCGTGCCGCGGTGGACAATGCCGCGATCAGCCGCTTCGCTCACGATGGCGAAAGCGCAAGGCTGGTCTGGCACAACTGGCGCCCACCGGAGGCCTCCTCGTGA
- a CDS encoding SRPBCC family protein, with protein sequence MIRVLFKLLLLVAVLFVGIGLFLPDRARVEREILIDTPPEQVYPLIADLRQFQRWSPWRRHVADTRFHLSEPASGPGAALSWDSGEEGTGGSMTIEETQPPRRIVMRLRFGQDREARIEFLIEPAGTGGSRVRWRFDTAFGHDIFGRYVGLMLDGMLGPDYETGLRDLKRLAEEKHDND encoded by the coding sequence ATGATCCGCGTGCTGTTCAAGCTGTTGCTCCTGGTCGCCGTGCTGTTCGTGGGCATCGGCCTGTTCCTGCCCGACCGGGCGCGGGTGGAGCGCGAGATCCTCATCGACACCCCGCCGGAACAGGTGTATCCCCTGATCGCCGACCTGCGCCAGTTCCAGCGCTGGTCGCCCTGGCGCCGGCACGTGGCGGACACCCGCTTTCACTTATCGGAACCGGCCAGCGGACCAGGCGCCGCCCTGAGCTGGGACAGCGGCGAAGAAGGCACTGGCGGCAGCATGACCATCGAAGAGACCCAGCCTCCGCGGCGCATCGTCATGCGCCTGCGTTTCGGCCAGGACCGCGAGGCGCGGATCGAGTTCCTGATCGAGCCGGCCGGGACCGGCGGCAGCCGTGTGCGCTGGCGATTCGACACCGCCTTCGGCCACGATATCTTCGGCCGCTACGTGGGCCTGATGCTCGACGGCATGCTGGGTCCGGATTACGAGACCGGCCTGCGCGATCTCAAGCGCCTGGCCGAGGAGAAGCACGACAATGACTGA
- a CDS encoding YicC/YloC family endoribonuclease has translation MTAFARHQVRDAYGELTWEIRSVNHRYLETTVRLPEELRALEPSVRERVGQRLGRGKVECSLRFRPGEAAKGEIRVNERVVSQLLDASQQLLRFLHTSSLPTVTDIMQWPGVLETAEQDFTPVQQVALQALDSALDELVAAREREGARLAELIHQRLAAMREQVVRARERMPEVIEGVRERLRARLAEVAGELDPARLEQEMVLLAQRLDVDEEMDRLATHLDEVERVLGSDEPVGRRLDFLMQELNREANTLGSKSADAETTAISVEMKVLIEQMREQVQNIE, from the coding sequence ATGACCGCTTTTGCACGTCACCAGGTGCGCGACGCCTATGGCGAACTGACCTGGGAGATCCGCAGCGTCAACCATCGCTACCTGGAGACGACAGTGCGCCTGCCCGAGGAATTACGCGCCCTCGAGCCGAGTGTGCGCGAGCGGGTCGGGCAGCGTCTGGGACGCGGCAAGGTCGAATGCAGCCTGCGCTTTCGCCCTGGCGAGGCGGCCAAGGGCGAGATCCGGGTCAACGAGCGAGTGGTGTCTCAGTTGCTGGATGCCTCGCAGCAGTTGCTCAGGTTCCTGCACACCTCCTCGTTGCCGACCGTCACCGATATCATGCAGTGGCCCGGCGTGCTGGAGACCGCGGAACAGGATTTCACCCCGGTGCAACAGGTGGCTCTGCAGGCCCTGGATTCTGCACTGGATGAACTGGTGGCCGCGCGTGAGCGTGAGGGCGCGCGCCTGGCAGAATTGATCCACCAGCGCCTGGCTGCCATGCGCGAGCAGGTGGTCCGTGCCCGCGAGCGCATGCCGGAGGTCATCGAGGGTGTCCGCGAGCGCCTGCGCGCCCGGCTCGCCGAGGTCGCAGGAGAGCTCGACCCCGCTCGCCTGGAGCAGGAGATGGTCCTGCTCGCACAGCGCCTCGACGTGGACGAGGAGATGGACCGTCTGGCCACTCATCTCGACGAGGTCGAGCGCGTGCTGGGCAGCGACGAGCCGGTGGGACGCCGCCTGGACTTCCTGATGCAGGAACTCAACCGCGAGGCCAACACCCTGGGGTCGAAGTCGGCGGATGCCGAGACCACCGCCATCTCGGTGGAGATGAAGGTGCTCATCGAGCAGATGCGCGAACAGGTGCAGAACATCGAATGA
- a CDS encoding MBL fold metallo-hydrolase codes for MTERLYEHLDAHTTLIDCRLYRPQLAACYLVADGDQLALIDCGTRHSVPQILEAIAAIGARPEQVRWIIPTHVHLDHAGGAGVLMQHCPNATLVTHPRGVPHLIDPSKLQAGASAVYGEAAFARDFGALEPVPKARTLAATDGERLALGGRELLFVHTPGHANHHGCILDTTSGYLFTGDTFGLGYRELAQPSPFLVATTTPVAFDPDAWLSTLEHLLSLDPQAVCLTHYGCYPQPAALAPMLRESIEAHRRIALEEEPRGEEGRDQRLREAVGQLLVETAAAHTGLPRETVHEVLAGDITLNAQGLAVWLARRAKRRAS; via the coding sequence ATGACTGAGAGACTGTACGAACACCTTGATGCCCATACCACCCTGATCGACTGCCGCCTCTACCGCCCGCAACTGGCGGCCTGTTACCTGGTCGCCGATGGCGACCAACTGGCGCTGATCGACTGCGGCACCCGGCACTCGGTGCCGCAGATCCTCGAGGCGATCGCCGCCATCGGCGCCCGCCCCGAGCAGGTGCGCTGGATCATCCCCACCCATGTGCACCTCGACCACGCCGGAGGGGCGGGCGTGCTGATGCAACATTGTCCGAACGCCACCCTGGTCACTCACCCGCGGGGAGTGCCGCACCTGATCGATCCATCGAAACTGCAGGCCGGTGCCTCCGCCGTCTATGGCGAGGCCGCCTTCGCGCGCGACTTCGGCGCACTCGAGCCCGTGCCCAAGGCACGCACCCTGGCCGCCACCGACGGTGAGCGCCTGGCGCTGGGCGGGCGCGAACTGCTGTTCGTGCACACTCCCGGCCACGCCAATCACCATGGCTGCATCCTGGACACGACCAGCGGCTATCTGTTCACCGGCGACACCTTCGGCCTGGGCTACCGCGAACTGGCGCAACCCTCGCCCTTCCTCGTCGCCACCACCACCCCGGTGGCCTTCGACCCCGATGCCTGGTTGAGCACCCTGGAACACCTGCTCTCGCTCGATCCACAGGCCGTCTGTCTCACCCACTATGGCTGCTACCCCCAACCGGCGGCACTGGCGCCCATGCTGCGCGAGAGCATCGAGGCCCACCGGCGCATCGCCCTGGAGGAAGAACCCCGGGGCGAGGAAGGCCGGGACCAGCGTCTGCGTGAGGCCGTCGGCCAACTGCTGGTGGAAACCGCTGCGGCACATACCGGTCTGCCGCGCGAGACGGTCCACGAAGTGCTCGCCGGGGACATCACGCTCAACGCCCAGGGACTGGCGGTCTGGCTGGCACGACGTGCAAAGCGACGTGCTTCCTAG
- a CDS encoding DedA family protein encodes MIDSFAPLLDWIAQHPEYAGWVIFGMAFAESLAIIGILVPGVVILFGAGTLIGSGVLEFWPMCAWAVAGAILGDGISYAIGHHFDYLAERWRWFRLHPDHLERAHRFFVQWGDVSIVLGRFFGPIRALVPLVAGLMDMPPKRFYLANVLSALAWAPAYLLPGMLVGEAVDEGNWTRVGVAGAGVAVVLGLLFLLRKRFT; translated from the coding sequence TTGATCGATTCGTTCGCCCCCCTGCTCGACTGGATCGCCCAGCACCCCGAGTACGCGGGCTGGGTGATCTTCGGCATGGCCTTCGCCGAGTCGCTGGCCATCATCGGCATACTGGTGCCTGGGGTGGTGATCCTGTTCGGCGCGGGCACCCTGATCGGCTCGGGGGTGCTCGAATTCTGGCCGATGTGCGCCTGGGCGGTGGCCGGCGCGATACTCGGCGACGGCATCAGCTACGCCATCGGCCACCATTTCGACTACCTGGCCGAGCGCTGGCGCTGGTTCCGCCTGCACCCCGATCACCTCGAGCGGGCACACCGCTTCTTTGTGCAATGGGGAGACGTGAGCATCGTGCTGGGCCGCTTCTTCGGCCCCATCCGTGCCCTGGTACCCCTAGTCGCCGGCCTGATGGACATGCCGCCGAAGCGTTTCTACCTGGCCAATGTGCTCTCGGCCCTGGCCTGGGCCCCTGCCTACCTGCTGCCCGGCATGCTGGTGGGCGAGGCGGTGGACGAAGGCAACTGGACCCGGGTGGGCGTCGCCGGTGCAGGCGTCGCCGTGGTGCTCGGCCTGCTGTTCCTGCTGCGCAAGCGTTTCACATGA
- the gmk gene encoding guanylate kinase encodes MTRPSILFIVSAPSGAGKTSLLRELLARDSGLRLSVSHTTRPMRPGEQDGVHYHFVDVETFQHLVAEQAFIEHARVFDNYYGTSEAGVREQLAAGHDVVVEIDWQGARQVRARFPEAVSIFIAPPSIEALHERLGARGQDSEEVIERRMRDARAELSHYAEYDYLVINDRFETALEDLAHIVAAERLRTQRQALRHETALRAMLGE; translated from the coding sequence ATGACCCGACCCAGCATCCTCTTCATCGTCTCGGCCCCTTCCGGGGCTGGCAAGACCAGCCTGCTGCGCGAGTTGCTGGCGCGTGATTCGGGGCTCAGGCTCTCGGTCTCGCATACCACCCGGCCGATGCGGCCCGGTGAGCAGGATGGGGTGCACTACCATTTCGTCGATGTCGAGACCTTTCAGCACCTGGTGGCCGAGCAGGCCTTCATTGAGCATGCCCGGGTGTTCGATAACTACTACGGCACCAGCGAGGCCGGGGTGCGTGAACAACTGGCCGCAGGTCATGACGTGGTGGTAGAGATCGATTGGCAGGGTGCGCGCCAGGTGCGGGCGCGTTTCCCCGAGGCGGTGTCCATCTTCATCGCGCCACCGTCCATCGAGGCTCTGCATGAGCGTCTGGGCGCCCGTGGCCAGGACAGCGAAGAGGTCATCGAACGCCGCATGCGCGATGCCCGCGCCGAGCTGTCGCACTATGCCGAGTACGACTACCTGGTGATCAACGACCGCTTCGAGACCGCGCTGGAGGACCTGGCGCACATCGTCGCCGCTGAGCGCCTGCGCACCCAGCGCCAGGCGCTGCGTCACGAAACGGCCCTGCGGGCCATGCTGGGGGAATGA
- the rpoZ gene encoding DNA-directed RNA polymerase subunit omega codes for MARITVEDCLEHLDNRFDLVLMAAKRARQLANGVEPLVPWENDKPTVVALREIAEGLITRDILEEPEESEESIDEELAAALAGELGAFEEPQDEG; via the coding sequence ATGGCCCGTATCACTGTCGAAGACTGTCTGGAGCATCTGGACAACCGGTTCGATCTGGTCCTGATGGCCGCCAAGCGCGCGCGCCAGCTGGCCAATGGCGTCGAGCCGCTGGTGCCCTGGGAGAACGACAAGCCGACCGTGGTGGCCCTGCGCGAGATCGCCGAGGGACTGATCACCCGCGACATCCTGGAAGAGCCGGAAGAGAGCGAGGAGTCCATCGACGAGGAGCTGGCTGCGGCCCTGGCCGGGGAACTGGGGGCCTTCGAGGAGCCGCAGGACGAAGGCTGA